Below is a genomic region from Cellulomonas sp. P24.
GCGGCCATCGCACGTCGTCGGGCCGAGCGGGCGCCCGGGTACCGCGAGTACCGGATCGCGGCGACGCTCGAGCGGGTCGGCCGGGCCACCGACTGGGGCGACGGGCCCGTCTGGCGTCAGGTCCGGGGGATGCGCCCCGGCGGGGGGCACGCCCGGGTCCCGTTCGTGAGGATCGACGCCCAGAACCGCCTCCATGTCATCGAGGTCGCGCACCACCGCACCGGGCTCCTCGGGATCCGCGCGCTCGACTCCTGGATCTGGGCGACCGAGAACCGGGTCGCGCTCGCCGAGCACCTCGGGGTGCCGTTCATCTCCTCCGTCGTCCTCGACGTCGTCGTCGCCGTCGGGCCCGGGACGCCCGGGCTCGGCGCGCCGTCCGACGACGGGCCCGCGCGGAACGTCGAGCGCTCGACCGGTCCGGTGCCGACGCCGTCGGCGGACGGGACCCGCCCCGGCGGGAGGACCGACCTCGCCGACGACGACGTGGCGGACGACGCCGAAGGGGCCGAAGGCGCCGAAGGGGCGGAGGACGACGAGGCGGAGGACGACGAGGACGACCTCGACGAGGTGTCGTTGGCGGCGGTCCCGGCCCCCGTTCTCGCTCAGCTCGGCGCCCTCAGCGAGACGGTCGTCTGGGAGGCCCACGAGCTCTCGGCGTGGGACACCGAGCACCCCGTGCTGCGGACGACGGTGCGCTCCGGGGTGCCGGTGGCCCCCGAGCACGTCCCCCTCATGCCTCCCTCGCTGACCGCGGTGCAGGACTTCCTCCAGCTGGTCACGCCCGTCAGCGCTGCGTCGCCGGCGCCACCTCGGCCGACTGCGGCGGCGTCGCGGCCAGGTGCCCGCCACCCGTCGGCCGCAGCCCGCAGGGGATCCACGGTCTCGACTCACGGACCGGCTGATCCGGAGGTTCCCGGGCCCGCAGCGGTGGACCCGGCGACGCCGACCGGCACGTCGTCGGTGCTTCCTCGCCCGGGCTCGCCGGGCAGCGAGGAAGGTCCCGACGAGGCAGCTCCGCCCGAGAACCCGCTCGTCGACTCGGCACCTCCCTCAGCGACACGTCCGTCGGCAGGCGAACCCGGCCACGAACCCCGCCCCGACGCAGCGGCGACAATGGCACGGTGACCGACCTTCGAGAGCCGTTCCGTGTGATGACCGTGTGCACCGGCAACATCTGCCGCTCGCCGATGTCCGAGGTCGTCCTGCGCGACCGGTTCGCCGGTGCGGGCCTGGGTGACGACGTCCTGATCGACTCGACCGGGATCAGCAGCGAGGAGCACGGCAACCCGATGGACCAGCGCGCGCTGGCGGTCCTGCGCGACCACGGGTACGACGACCCGGCGATGCGGGCCCACCAGGCCCGCCAGGTCCGAGCCGCCGACCTCGCGGCGCGCGACCTCGTGCTCGCGATGACCTCCGCGCACGCGCGAGCACTGCGACGTCTTGCGGGGGACGACACGTCCCTGGTCGCGCGCGTGCACCTGTACCGGGAGTTCGACCCCGCGGCGCCCGTGCTGCGACCGGGGGACGCCGAGCACGTGCTCGACATCGACGATCCCTGGTACGGCGGCCGCTCGGCCTTCGAGGAGTGCCTGGTGCAGGTCGAGGCCGCGGCGGACGCCGTCGTCGCGCACGTCCTCGCGGAGCTGCACCGACGCTGACCGCGTGTCCGGACCGCACCGTGGTTCAGCCAGCACCACGGCCCGGTCGGCATCGCAGCCGCGTGAGGGGAAGGATGGGGCCATGACGTCCCCCGACGCGCACCGCAGCGGCCTGAAGGTCTCCCAGCGCTCCCACGTCCCCCCGTTCGCGGTGATGGAGATCCTCGCGGCCGCCAACGCGCGACGCGCCGCCGGCCAGTCCGTCGTCAACCTGTGCGCGGGCGAACCGTCCACCGGGGCCTCGGACGTCGTGCGGGAGCGGGCGATCGAGCTGTTGACGAGCGGTGACCTCGGCTACACCGAGGCGATGGGCGCGCCGGCGCTGCGCGCCGAGATCGCCGCCCACTACGGACGCTGGTACGGCGTCGACGTCGACCCGTCCCGGGTGGCGGTCACGACGGGGTCGTCGGGTGGATTCATGCTCGCGTTCCTCGCGGCGTTCGACGTCGGCGACCGGGTCGCTCTCGCGCGCCCGGGCTACCCGGCGTACAAGAACATCCTCACCGCGCTGGGCTGCGAGGTCGTCGAGCTGCCGTGCGGGCCGGAGACCCGTTACCAGCCGAGCGCAGCGCAGCTCGAGGCGCTCGACGTCCCGGTGGACGGACTCGTGGTGGCGAGCCCGGCGAACCCGACCGGCACGATGATCGGCGCCGAGGCCCTCGCCGAGCTGGCGGCGTGGTGCGCCGGTCACGGTGTCCGCCTGATCAGCGACGAGATCTACCACGGCATCACCTACGGGGAGCCGGCGGCGACGGCTGCGCACCACCTCGGGACCGGTGCCGTCGTCGTCAACTCGTTCTCGAAGTACTGGGCGATGACCGGGTGGCGGCTCGGCTGGCTGCTGCTGCCCGACGACCTCGTGACCCCGGTCGACGCGCTCGCTGGCAACGTCGCGCTGTGCCCACCGGCATTGGCGCAGCACGCGGGTGTCGCCGCGTTCAGCGAGGAGGGGTACGCCGCGGCGGCCGCGAACGTCGCGCGCTACGCGGACGCGCGCCGGTTGCTGCTGGACCGGCTGCCGGAGCTCGGCTGGGCGCGCATCGCGCCGGCGGACGGTGCGTTCTACCTGTACGCGGACGTCTCCGCGTCGGGCCTCGACGCACAGACCTGGTGCGCGCGCGCCCTCGACGAGGCGGGCGTCGCGCTCACACCCGGCACCGACTTCGACGGCGTCGACGGGTCGGACTGGGTGCGGCTGTCCTTCGCGTCGTCGGTGGAGGTCGTCGGCGAGGCCGTCGACCGGATCGTCGCGTGGCAGCGGACGCTCTGACGGCCGGTGGCCTCGCCGGCAGCCTCGCGGGGCTGTCCGGGTGGCCGGTCGGATGGGACGTCGCGCTGGGTGTCCTCGCCGGGCTGCTGGTTGCGTGGGTCGCGCTCGTCGTGGCCCTGTGGGTCGCGATGCCCGACCGCACGACGGTCCGCGAGATGTTGCGGCTCCTGCCCGACGTCGTGCGGCTGGTGCGGCGGCTCGCCGCGGACCGTGACCTGCCGCGAGGGGTGCGGACCCGGCTGTGGCTGCTCCTCGGCTACCTCGCGCTCCCGTTCGACCTCGTGCCGGACGTCATCCCGGTGCTGGGCTACGCAGACGACGCCGTGGTCGTCGCACTGGTGCTCCGATCGGTCGCCCGGCGGGCGGGTCGCGACGCGATCGTGCGACGCTGGCCGGGCAGCGCGGAGGGCCTTGCGGCGGTGCTCGTGCTGTGCGGGATCGACGCCCGCCCGGCCCCGGATCGCGGCGACGCGGCCTCGTCCGGCACCGGCTCGGCGGGGCCGTCGGAGCCCTCCGGATCCGCTCAGTAGAGCCTTTCCTTGCTGGCGGGGAGCCCTCCGCAGGAGGTAAACCGGACACCATGGACCGTATTCGCTCATCCGCGCGCACCTACCCGCTGGTCGCCACCACGATCGCGGTCGGGCTGCTCGGCGGGGCCGTCGCCCTCGCCGGGTTCTCCGACGGGACGCGCTGGCTCCTGAGCGTCTACGCGCTCGTCATCGCCGCCGTGCAGACCCGCGGCATGGTCGAGGACATCCGGCACGGGACGTGGGGGATCGACATCCTCGCGGTCACGGCGATCGTCTCGACCGTGGTGGTCGGGGAGTACTGGGCGTCCGTCGTCGTCGTGCTCATGCTCACGGGTGGTGCCGCCCTGGAGGACTACGCCGCCGGCCGTGCGCGCCGCGAGCTGAGCGCCCTGCTCGAGCGTGCGCCACGCATCGCTCACCGGGTCACCGAGGACGGCACCGTCGAGGACGTCGACATCGACGTGGTGGTCGTCGGGAACGAGCTCATGGTCAAGCCGGGGCAGGTCGTGCCGGTCGACTGCGTGCTGCTGTCCGAGGCGGCGTCCTTCGACGAGTCGTCGCTGACCGGGGAGTCCATGCCGGTCGAGCACGTGCGCGACGACGCGTTGATGTCCGGGTCCGTCAACGGGCCGGCCGGGGTGCGGGTGCGTGCGACGGCGACCGCAGCCGACTCCCAGTACCAGACGATCATCGCGCTGGTGCGGGAGGCCTCGGAGTCCAAGGCGCCGTTCGTGCGGCTCGCCGACCGGGTGGCCGTGCCCTTCACCCTGGTGTCGTTCGTGATCGCCGGCGTGGCGTGGGCGATCTCCGGCGAGGGCATCCGGTTCGCCGAGGTGCTCGTCGTCGCCACGCCCTGCCCGCTGCTGATCGCCACCCCGGTCGCCTTCATGGCCGGGATGTCACGCGCGGCCAAGAACGGCATCATCGTGAAGAACGGCGGCACGCTCGAGCGGCTCGCGCGGATCCGCACGGCGGCGTTCGACAAGACGGGCACCCTCACGCGCGGGACCCCGGAGGTCGTGGCCGTCGTGAGCACCGACGGTGTGGACACCTCCGAGCTGCTGCGGCTCGCCGCGAGCGTCGAGCAGTACTCGGGTCACGCGCTCGCCGCGTCGATCGTCGCGGCCGCCGCGGCGAAGGGCGAGGTGCTCAGCGAGGGCCACGACGTGCACGAGACCACCGCGCACGGGGTGTCTGCGCTGGTCGACGGTCGGGCGGTCGTGGTCGGCAAGGCGGCGTTCGTCGCCGAGCGCGTGACGTCCGGCACGATCTCACCCGTCGCTCTCGCCCCGGGTCAGATGGGCGTGTACGTCGGCATCGACGGAGAGTACGGCGGCGCGATCCTGCTCTCGGACCGGGAGCGTCCGGAGGCCCGTCAGACCCTCGCCGAGCTGCACCGGCTCGGGGTGACGAGCGTCGTCATGCTGACCGGCGATGCCGAGACCACCGCGCGTCACGTCGCGACCGAGCTCGGCGTCGACGACGTCCGGGCCAACTGTCTGCCGGCGGACAAGGTGCATGCCGTCGCGTCGCTCGACGTCCGCCCCGTGATGATGGTCGGGGACGGCGTGAACGACGCTCCGGTGCTCGCGGCCGCCGACGTCGGCATCGCGATGGGGGCCCGCGGGTCCACGGCCGCGAGCGAGTCCGCGGACGTCGTGATCATGCTGGACGACGTCTACCGGACCGCGAAGGCGGTGGGCATCGGGCAGCGGACGGTCTCGGTCGCGATGCAGGCGATCGGCATCGGCGTCGCGATGAGCCTCGCCCTCATGGTGCTCGCGGCCTTCGGGTGGATCCCGGCGATCGTCGGTGCGGGGCTGCAGGAGTTCGTGGACCTCGCGACGATCCTGTGGGCACTGCGGGCGTCGACCCACGGCCCGCGCGAACCCGCGGACCACCTGACGATCGCCACCGACGAGTCCCGGCTGCCGCTCCCCGTCAGCGTCTGACCCGCTCCGACCCCCGCGAGCCCGCTCCGTACCCCGCGAGATCGTGAGTCTCGGTCGAGATCGTGAGTCCGGACCGACGATCTCGACCGAGACTCACGATCTCGCGATCTCGCGGTGGCGATGTGGGTTGGGGCGCCTTGCTCAACTTCGTCGGCGATCGGGTCGATGATGGAGTGAGCATGGTCCCTGCGTGGTGGGAGGGCCTCGATGGCTGGTCGCAGCACTCGCGCGGGCCTCCCGTCGGCGCCCCGTCGCCCGTGGGGTGATCGGGCGCGGGACCTGCTGGCCGCTCCTGACACCGTCGCCGGGATGCTTCCCGCGACGGCGACGGTAGCCGTCCTTCTCGTGCTCCCCGCGCGCCACTGGTCGGCACCGGCGCTCGCCGGCCTGGTGGGCGCCTCGGTCGTGGGTGCCTTCTTCGCGCTGCTGTGGCTCGTGGTGGCGCGGCGGCGGCAGCCACCACGATGGAGCCTGCACGTGGAGATCGTGGCGGGCAACGTCCTGATCACCGCTGTCGTGGCGATCGCGGCGACCGAGCGCCTCGCGATGGCCAACCTCTACATGCTGACCGCGACCTTCGCCGTCCTGCTGTTCTCCGCCCGCGCCGCGCTCGCCCACATCGCGGTGGCCGGGGCCCTCTACGCGGCGGTGCTCACCTTCGGACCCGCGACCGGTGACGCGCCGGTGGTCGCGTGGCTCGCGGTGTTCGGCACGACTGCCGTCGTCGGTGCCGTCGTGATGGGGCTCGTGAACGTGCTGCGCCTTGCCGCGACCGTGGACCCGCTCACAGGGCTGGCCAACCGGCGGGCCTGGGACGCGCGGCTCGATGAGGAGATGGAACGCTCAGGTCGGTCCGGTGCGGCGCTGTCGGTCGTCGTGATGGACCTCGACGGGTTCAAGGACATCAATGATCGCGACGGGCATGTGGCAGGTGACCGCCTGCTCCAGGCCATCGCCCGAGCCTGGCAGACGCAGGTGCGTGACGGTGGGGACTTCCTCGCCCGGATCGGCGGTGACGAGTTCGCCGTGATCGCGCCTGGCTCGGACGAGGTGGGGATCCGTCGCCTGATCAGACGTCTGGACGAGGCGGCACCGGCCGGGACGTCCTTCTCCGCCGGCGAGGCCACCTGGGACCGGGCCGAGCGGGCCACGGAGCTGCTCCATCGGGCCGACCTCGCCATGTACGAGACGAAGCTCAAGCACCGACGTGACCGCCGCTCCCACACCGCCTGACCGAGCGGGGACTCCCCGGATCAGCTGACGATCGCCACGGACCGGACCCCGCTCGGAGTGCGGCGCGAACCCGCGGCCTCGCGGGCCGACTGTGGTCACACTCGACCAGGCTCGCGCGTCAGTGGGATGACCGACGGTGGTGGGAGGGTGGAGGCTGTGGACCGGACGAGCCTGTTCGAGGCTGAACGACCGCGCCTGGTGGGGATCGCGAGCCGTCTGCTCGGCGATCGTGCCGAGGCCCAGGACATCGTGCAGCAGGCGTGGTTGCGGCTGCACGGGACGGACGCCGAGATCGACAGCCTGCCGGCCTGGCTGACGACCGTGACCAGCCGATTGTGCCTCGACCGGCTGCGATCACGGACCCCCGTACCGGTGGAGGACGTCGAGCCACAGGGGACCGTCAACGATCCGGCCGACGACGTCGCGCTCGCCGACACGGTCGGTCTGGCTCTGCAGGTCGTGCTCGAGCGGCTCTCCCCGCGCGAGCGAGTCGCGTTCGTGCTCCACGACAGCTTCGGCTTCGAGTTCCCGACGATCGCAGCGGTCCTGGACACCACGCCGGCGGCGGCCCGCAAGCTGGCCTCGCGGGCCCGGGCCAAGGTCGGCCAGCCGCACCCCGAGGACCGGCTCGCCGACTGGGAGGTGGTCGACGCGTTCATGGCTGCCGCCAGGAACGGGGAGTTCGACCGGCTGCTGCGGCTGCTCGCACCCGACGCCACCGTGACCGCCGACGACGCTGCGGTCCTGGCCGGCACTCCGCAGCGGATCGACGGTCGCGACGAGGTGGCGACGTTCTTCAACGGCAGCGCCAAGGCCGCGCTCCCGGTCTTCGTCGGCGACCGTCCCGGCAGCGCGTGGTTCCACCTCGGCGCGGCTCGGGTCGTCTTCGACTTCACCGTCGACGACGGCCTCGTGCGGACCATCACCTTCCGCGCCGCGCCCGAGGTGCTCGCGCGCGTCGTGCGTCGCGACGGTGATCACCCACGGGTCTGACGCGGTCACACCCGGGCCGTCTCGATCGTCAGTACATCAGCACACCCCATCATCAGGAGGCGACGATGAAGACCATGACCTGCCGGGCCCTGGGAGGGCCCTGCGACCTGGAGCACCACGGGCAGAGCGCGGACGACGTCATCAAGGCACAGGATCGCCACCTCAAGGAGGCGGAGAAGGCCGGCGACGTGACCCACCAGGAAGCCCGGGACGCGATGAAGAGCCGCTGGCGCCACCCCCAGGCGTCGATGAGGTGGTACCGCGACGCCCAGCAGGCCTTCGCCGCCCTCCCCGACGACTGAGATCGGGGCGGGTTCTCCGCTGTTCCACGTACTGCTGAACCAGGTTTGTTCAGTTGATGCGGACCCCGGCTCGCGCGGCCTTCAGCTTCTTGGTGAGAGACCGGTACTCCTCGGCGCTCTTCGTGAACTGGTAGGACTCCTCGACCTGCTCAGTGCCCTCCTTCCAGTACGACCAGGCCTCCCGTTTGACGTCCGGTGAGGCTGCGTCGAGGTACATGGTCGACAAGAGTGCGAACAGCTGGGGGTCCTGGGTCGGTCCCCCGTCGCACAGCTCGTCGCCGTTCTGCGGAAGCCGGGCCTTGTCCCAGAACGCCCATGTGCTGCGGAGAGTCACGTCGTCGTACGAGAGGTCGCCGCGGATGAGGTCCGCCATCCAGGTGTAGGGCGCGCAGTCCGGCCCGGCAGCCCAGGCGACGGAGAACTCTGGACTTGAGCGGTCCAGGTCGTTGTACTCGATCGCCGCGGCCCTGATCTCGGCCTCCTCCGCCCAGAACTCTGCGGCGCCCGGAACCCCGTTGGCGGACTGGGCCCGGTCTGTCCCGTCTGTCGTCGCCGAGCGAGGTGCCGGGCTGCTGGTTGCGGCAGGGTCGGTCGCACTCGCGTCAGAGGTCGTGGTGGCCTGGACGCAGCCGGACGTCGCAAGGCAGCCGACCGTGACGATCGCTGCCGCGACGATTCTGCAACGCATGACTTGCCCCCCTTGGCCAGCCTGTCGCACCTCGCGATCCCGGACATCCTCCGAACGAGTGGTACGAACGGACGAGCTTCACCGGTCGGGTCACGTCGCCGGCGTGCGCCCCATGGTCAGGAGATGGGGGCTCAGGTCACGCAGCCCGGGCTGTGACTCGTAGGCCTCTGCCAGGGTTCGGGCGGCCGCGATCAGGTGCGGGTCGTGCGATCGGCTGACCTCGAGCGCAAGGGCGCCGGGACCCTCCAGACCGACGGTCCGGACATCGCGCAGCCCCGCGTCGAGCGCCTCCTGCTCGAGATCGTCGGCCAGGTGGACGTGACCCCCGGGAAAGCCGGCCGCGAAGACCCAGCCGCCGGGACGGACCACCCTGATCGCTCGCTCCCGAAGCTCCTCGGGGTACTTCCTCGGTGCCACCATGACTCTCATCCTCTCTGGGATTGAGAGCCTCCATCAGACCCGGGGCGAGACATAGTACGCAAGAACCCGAGCATCGACATGCTCTTGTGGCGACCCTTCAGACATCGAGACAGTGTCACAGGTCGCGCCCCGGCCCCGCACGGATATGCGCGCGATTCCTGTGGGTCGGACTCGCTGTCGACGGTGGTGTCGACCACGAATGGGGTCGTCAAGTTCCAGCACGCCGGGTGTGCGAAACGGCACACTGGAATCCAGGGGGCAGGCGGTCACCCGCCCCGCAGGGGGCAAAGGAAGATCATGTGGCGATGGGTTGTTGCGGTCGTTCTGGTGGTGGCGTGCGGGACGGTCGCGGGGTGCTCGAGCGCGAGGGTCGGATTCGGGATACCGCAGCAGCCGTCACCGAGCGCATTCCCCGGTGTGCGTCACGACGTCACCGGGGTGGTGGTCGTTCAGGAGAACGGCTGCGTCGACGTCGATCTCGGTAGCGACGGTCGTCGCTGGGTGGTCTGGCCCGACACGGTGACGGAGGCGAACGGTGGGGCGGACGTCATGGTCGGCGGGCACCTGGTGGCTGACGGTGACCAGCTGACTGGTACCGGGATGCTCCTGGACGGGAGCGAGCTCAGGACGTGGAGCGGGAGGAATGAGATCCCGCTCGGGAGTTTCGGCTCGTTCTGCTCGGCCGGCACGTATGGCGTCGTGATACTCGATGACGCGACGGTGACAACCCCGTCCGCCGCGTCCCGGTCATTCTTCTGAGACGAAAGGTGCGCGCATGCCTCCTCGAATGTCCGCCCGTGCGATCTTCTGGTGGGGTGTCGGAGCCGTC
It encodes:
- a CDS encoding low molecular weight protein-tyrosine-phosphatase, encoding MTVCTGNICRSPMSEVVLRDRFAGAGLGDDVLIDSTGISSEEHGNPMDQRALAVLRDHGYDDPAMRAHQARQVRAADLAARDLVLAMTSAHARALRRLAGDDTSLVARVHLYREFDPAAPVLRPGDAEHVLDIDDPWYGGRSAFEECLVQVEAAADAVVAHVLAELHRR
- a CDS encoding pyridoxal phosphate-dependent aminotransferase, which gives rise to MKVSQRSHVPPFAVMEILAAANARRAAGQSVVNLCAGEPSTGASDVVRERAIELLTSGDLGYTEAMGAPALRAEIAAHYGRWYGVDVDPSRVAVTTGSSGGFMLAFLAAFDVGDRVALARPGYPAYKNILTALGCEVVELPCGPETRYQPSAAQLEALDVPVDGLVVASPANPTGTMIGAEALAELAAWCAGHGVRLISDEIYHGITYGEPAATAAHHLGTGAVVVNSFSKYWAMTGWRLGWLLLPDDLVTPVDALAGNVALCPPALAQHAGVAAFSEEGYAAAAANVARYADARRLLLDRLPELGWARIAPADGAFYLYADVSASGLDAQTWCARALDEAGVALTPGTDFDGVDGSDWVRLSFASSVEVVGEAVDRIVAWQRTL
- a CDS encoding YkvA family protein translates to MAADALTAGGLAGSLAGLSGWPVGWDVALGVLAGLLVAWVALVVALWVAMPDRTTVREMLRLLPDVVRLVRRLAADRDLPRGVRTRLWLLLGYLALPFDLVPDVIPVLGYADDAVVVALVLRSVARRAGRDAIVRRWPGSAEGLAAVLVLCGIDARPAPDRGDAASSGTGSAGPSEPSGSAQ
- a CDS encoding heavy metal translocating P-type ATPase, coding for MDRIRSSARTYPLVATTIAVGLLGGAVALAGFSDGTRWLLSVYALVIAAVQTRGMVEDIRHGTWGIDILAVTAIVSTVVVGEYWASVVVVLMLTGGAALEDYAAGRARRELSALLERAPRIAHRVTEDGTVEDVDIDVVVVGNELMVKPGQVVPVDCVLLSEAASFDESSLTGESMPVEHVRDDALMSGSVNGPAGVRVRATATAADSQYQTIIALVREASESKAPFVRLADRVAVPFTLVSFVIAGVAWAISGEGIRFAEVLVVATPCPLLIATPVAFMAGMSRAAKNGIIVKNGGTLERLARIRTAAFDKTGTLTRGTPEVVAVVSTDGVDTSELLRLAASVEQYSGHALAASIVAAAAAKGEVLSEGHDVHETTAHGVSALVDGRAVVVGKAAFVAERVTSGTISPVALAPGQMGVYVGIDGEYGGAILLSDRERPEARQTLAELHRLGVTSVVMLTGDAETTARHVATELGVDDVRANCLPADKVHAVASLDVRPVMMVGDGVNDAPVLAAADVGIAMGARGSTAASESADVVIMLDDVYRTAKAVGIGQRTVSVAMQAIGIGVAMSLALMVLAAFGWIPAIVGAGLQEFVDLATILWALRASTHGPREPADHLTIATDESRLPLPVSV
- a CDS encoding diguanylate cyclase, yielding MAGRSTRAGLPSAPRRPWGDRARDLLAAPDTVAGMLPATATVAVLLVLPARHWSAPALAGLVGASVVGAFFALLWLVVARRRQPPRWSLHVEIVAGNVLITAVVAIAATERLAMANLYMLTATFAVLLFSARAALAHIAVAGALYAAVLTFGPATGDAPVVAWLAVFGTTAVVGAVVMGLVNVLRLAATVDPLTGLANRRAWDARLDEEMERSGRSGAALSVVVMDLDGFKDINDRDGHVAGDRLLQAIARAWQTQVRDGGDFLARIGGDEFAVIAPGSDEVGIRRLIRRLDEAAPAGTSFSAGEATWDRAERATELLHRADLAMYETKLKHRRDRRSHTA
- a CDS encoding sigma-70 family RNA polymerase sigma factor, which codes for MDRTSLFEAERPRLVGIASRLLGDRAEAQDIVQQAWLRLHGTDAEIDSLPAWLTTVTSRLCLDRLRSRTPVPVEDVEPQGTVNDPADDVALADTVGLALQVVLERLSPRERVAFVLHDSFGFEFPTIAAVLDTTPAAARKLASRARAKVGQPHPEDRLADWEVVDAFMAAARNGEFDRLLRLLAPDATVTADDAAVLAGTPQRIDGRDEVATFFNGSAKAALPVFVGDRPGSAWFHLGAARVVFDFTVDDGLVRTITFRAAPEVLARVVRRDGDHPRV
- a CDS encoding DUF1059 domain-containing protein, which gives rise to MKTMTCRALGGPCDLEHHGQSADDVIKAQDRHLKEAEKAGDVTHQEARDAMKSRWRHPQASMRWYRDAQQAFAALPDD